One genomic segment of Arachis duranensis cultivar V14167 chromosome 4, aradu.V14167.gnm2.J7QH, whole genome shotgun sequence includes these proteins:
- the LOC107485186 gene encoding protein NPGR2-like, translated as MASKICCENFCVIKDPGVSFARMALENLDGRCNQLENMANFLLGVSLSAYSKLAISDAERVKRQSEALHTLETACKLSRMEDPVVLYHLSLEYAEQRKLDATLHYAKCIVKLEVGSNFKGWLLLSRVLSAQKRFLDAESIINAALDQTGKWDQGDLLRTKAKLQIAQGQLKSAIETYTQLLAVFQVHSKSFGSRNKLFKDKRDQIRNLEVEVWHDLAYVYISLSQRHDAEACLSKSRAIKLYSSTRCHAIG; from the exons ATGGCTTCTAAGATTTGTTGCGAGAACTTCTGTGTTATAAAAGACCCTGGGGTAAGCTTTGCTCGGATGGCACTTGAGAACTTAGATGGAAGATGTAATCAGTTAGAAAATATGGCCAATTTCTTACTTGGTGTTTCACTTTCTGCATACTCGAAATTGGCCATTTCTGATGCTGAGAGGGTTAAGAGACAATCTGAGGCACTTCATACCCTTGAAACTGCCTGCAAATTGAGCAGAATGGAAGACCCTGTTGTATTATACCATCTGAGTTTAGAATACGCTGAGCAACGGAAGTTGGATGCTACACTTCATTATGCTAAGTGCATTGTAAAACTTGAAGTTGGCTCTAATTTTAAAGGTTGGTTACTGTTATCTAGGGTATTATCCGCACAAAAGCGGTTCTTAGATGCCGAATCTATTATCAATGCTGCTTTGGATCAGACTGGGAAATGGGATCAAGGTGATTTGTTACGAACAAAGGCGAAACTTCAGATCGCTCAGGGCCAGTTAAAGAGTGCCATTGAGACATACACTCAGCTTCTTGCTGTTTTTCAGGTTCATAGTAAAAGTTTTGGTTCTCGGAATAAGCTATTTAAG GACAAAAGAGATCAGATTAGGAATTTGGAAGTTGAAGTATGGCATGATCTTGCTTATGTATACATCAGCCTTTCACAGCGGCATGACGCAGAGGCCTGCCTTTCAAAATCTCGGGCCATCAAACTATACTCTTCTACTAGATGTCATGCAATAGGGTAA
- the LOC127746672 gene encoding protein FAR1-RELATED SEQUENCE 5-like, giving the protein MYKKRHSWATAHIRGKFFAGFRTTSRCEGLNSIIAKYVNSRYNLVEFIQHFNRCVDHIRWKEVQADLASVNGRPRMQTYFQQLERSAANVYTLSIFHIFQPILVRAASMKVINMKQTGSYVIYSIGLDQTPNEMWRVFYCDIEMEFNCSCMRMESLGIPCEHIVCVLVHEDIEELPRSLVLPRWTKTAKVGLQNAVGLHWDSLMLSQRKMLHKTGGVNDADSVRDGVQVDASGAGLATNDLGHSMPRDPRKCRKKGGASQSNKRKHRCGQCGMEGHNRTTCRVRRGISQSEGLGNDTFDNDSDDHMNIEDDSLVYDESASYNSNEVLFCDG; this is encoded by the exons ATGTATAAAAAGAGACATTCATGGGCAACTGCACATATAAGAGGGAAGTTTTTTGCTGGTTTTCGGACTACTTCTCGGTGCGAGGGATTAAACTCGATCATTGCAAAGTATGTCAACTCAAGGTACAATCTGGTTGAGTTCATTCAACACTTTAATCGTTGTGTCGACCATATAAGGTGGAAAGAGGTCCAGGCTGACCTCGCCTCTGTGAATGGGAGACCCAGAATGCAAACCTATTTTCAACAGTTAGAGAGGAGTGCTGCCAATGTTTACACCCTATCAATATTTCATATATTCCAACCAATCCTTGTACGGGCTGCATCAATGAAGGTAATAAATATGAAGCAAACTGGCTCTTATGTGATTTACTCTATCGGTTTGGACCAAACGCCAAATGAGATGTGGCGTGTATTCTATTGTGACATTGAGATGGAATTCAATTGTTCATGTATGAGAATGGAATCACTTGGCATACCTTGTGAACACATAGTTTGCGTCTTGGTGCATGAAGATATAGAGGAGTTGCCAAGGTCATTAGTCTTGCCTCGGTGGACCAAGACTGCCAAAGTGGGTTTGCAAAATGCGGTCGGGCTTCATTGGGATTCTTTGATGCTAAGTCA GAGGAAGATGCTGCACAAAACGGGGGGGGTCAATGATGCAGATAGTGTAAGAGATGGTGTGCAAGTGGATGCTTCTGGAGCTGGTCTCGCAACCAATGATCTCGGACATAGCATGCCAAGGGACCCAAGAAAATGTAGAAAAAAAGGGGGGGCTTCACAGTCCAATAAAAGAAAACATCGATGTGGACAGTGTGGCATGGAGGGCCACAATCGAACAACTTGTCGTGTTCGTCGTGGCATCTCACAGTCAGAAGGCCTTGGAAATGACACATTTGATAATGACTCGGATGACCACATGAACATTGAAGATGACTCATTG GTATATGATGAGAGTGCTTCCTACAATAGCAATGAGGTGCT CTTTTGCGATGGTTGA
- the LOC127739674 gene encoding protein FAR1-RELATED SEQUENCE 5-like gives MGQEFSHEGVNSEHTSYDQYEQEEETHEEVDVDYMDEDDTNVEPVFDYHGFNEGYNIDSLEDIGMIEFWNIRDEDVCHFHFSDVDIAFEFYNRYARTRGFSARKNRTRKSRVGALKLKNFVCHRQGFRPPNNYSTGNLKRKPTPETRCGCSAMMEIRVDAPSGRWFISYFSDEHNHPLLDPRLTGLLPGHRFMSEADIGHMVNMKKGGISVGQIYRALANQAGGYEYLSFTQRDMYNKIAKQRRQLPGDTYAALKYLEDQATNDPSLYFNHDPSLYFIFNHHMDADGTLCNLFWCDGLSRTDYSLFGDVLTFDATYKRNKYMCPLVVFSGVNHHNQTIIFAAALICDEEKDTYRWLLQQLKVAMNGKAPVLVITLRDLVSKTRIGS, from the coding sequence ATGGGTCAAGAATTTTCTCATGAAGGGGTTAATAGCGAGCATACATCATATGATCAGTATGAGCAGGAGGAAGAAACACATGAGGAAGTTGATGTGGATTATATGGATGAGGACGACACAAATGTGGAACCAGTGTTCGATTATCACGGCTTCAATGAAGGGTATAACATTGACTCACTTGAAGACATTGGGATGATTGAATTTTGGAACATCAGGGATGAAGATGTATGTCATTTTCACTTTTCTGATGTCGACATTGCATTTGAGTTCTACAATAGATATGCAAGAACAAGAGGCTTTAGTGCTCGGAAGAACAGGACTAGAAAGAGTCGTGTGGGCGCACTTAAGTTGAAGAATTTTGTATGTCATCGTCAAGGATTTAGACCGCCAAATAATTACAGCACTGGAAACCTTAAGAGAAAACCTACACCTGAGACAAGGTGTGGCTGTAGTGCAATGATGGAGATTCGTGTAGATGCACCTAGCGGTCGTtggtttatttcttatttttctgatgAACACAATCATCCGCTTCTGGATCCTAGGTTGACTGGATTGCTCCCTGGGCATAGATTCATGTCCGAGGCTGATATTGGCCACATGGTTAACATGAAAAAGGGTGGGATTAGTGTTGGCCAGATATATCGGGCATTAGCAAATCAGGCAGGTGGCTACGAGTATCTCTCTTTCACGCAAAGGGACATGTACAATAAAATAGCAAAGCAGAGGCGCCAATTACCCGGTGATACATATGCAGCTTTGAAGTATCTAGAAGATCAAGCAACAAATGACCCTTCTCTCTATTTTAATCATGACCCTTCTCTATACTTTATATTTAATCATCACATGGATGCTGATGGTACTTTGTGTAATTTATTTTGGTGCGATGGTCTCAGTAGGACAGATTACTCATTATTTGGTGATGTGTTGACTTTTGATGCTACCTATAAGAGGAATAAATATATGTGTCCACTGGTGGTATTTTCTGGTGTCAATCATCACAATCAAACAATTATCTTTGCTGCTGCTTTAATTTGCGATGAGGAAAAAGACACATACAGGTGGTTGCTACAACAACTGAAGGTGGCAATGAATGGGAAAGCACCTGTTTTGGTGATCACGTTGAGGGATTTGGTGTCGAAAACAAGAATTGGGTCCTAG